One Xiphophorus maculatus strain JP 163 A chromosome 10, X_maculatus-5.0-male, whole genome shotgun sequence genomic region harbors:
- the LOC111609913 gene encoding tRNA pseudouridine(38/39) synthase-like gives MNSDVFYMMQRPGAVTALKLAYLGWAYQGFAVQDNTDNTVEARLFEALLKTRLIQDRQSSNYHRCGRTDKGVSAFSQVITIDLRSSQFCGGLGVTLPENLDLGTKSKASTSELPYVKMLNRVLPQDIRILDWAAAEQGFSARFDCQSRTYRYYFPRGSLDVELMGNAAKRYEGTHDFRNLCKVDVGNGVLQFERTILSASVRPLQPQQVSSTEQYDLFVFEIKGLAFLYHQVRCMMAVLLLIGQKLEALEIISQLLDVEKNPRKPQYSMAVDYPLVLYDCHFDGLTWQQEAEEVSHVLSSLQRHWTQSAVKAQVLLGMIRGLEERVQMLRRRHLHRLVQKCGLGKP, from the exons atgaactcGGACGTCTTTTATATGATGCAG aggccaggggccgtaacaGCTCTGAAGCTGGCTTACCTGGGCTGGGCCTACCAGGGCTTCGCTGTTCAGGACAACACGGACAACACGGTGGAGGCCAGGCTGTTTGAAGCGCTGCTGAAGACACGACTGATTCAGGACCGACAGAGCTCCAACTATCACCGCTGTGGTCGAACTGATAAAGGAGTCAGTGCTTTTTCTCAA GTTATAACCATTGACCTGCGCTCCTCCCAGTTTTGTGGAGGACTTGGCGTAACCCTCCCTGAAAATCTCGATCTCGGCACCAAATCAAAAGCTTCCACCTCTGAGCTTCCATACGTGAAGATGCTGAATAGAGTTTTGCCGCAGGACATTCGGATCTTGGACTGGGCAGCCGCAGAGCAAGGTTTCAGTGCGCGTTTCGACTGCCAGTCCCGCACGTACCGCTACTACTTCCCCCGAGGGTCGTTGGATGTAGAGCTGATGGGAAATGCTGCAAAACG ATACGAAGGAACGCATGACTTTCGCAACCTGTGCAAAGTGGACGTGGGGAACGGGGTCCTGCAGTTTGAGAGGACCATCTTGTCTGCCTCAGTCAGGCCTTTGCAGCCCCAGCAGGTTTCCAGCACAGAGCAATatgatctgtttgtgtttgagatCAAAGGTTTAGCCTTCCTCTACCACCAG GTACGTTGCATGATGGCGGTGCTTCTTTTGATAGGACAGAAGCTGGAAGCTCTGGAGATAATCAGTCAACTGCTGGATGTTGAGAAAAACCCCAGAAAGCCTCAATACAG CATGGCAGTGGACTACCCTCTGGTTCTGTACGACTGCCACTTCGATGGTTTAACCTGGCAGCAGGAGGCGGAGGAGGTTAGCCACGTCCTGTCATCACTACAGCGACACTGGACGCAGAGCGCTGTCAAAGCCCAGGTTCTGCTCGGGATGATCCGGGGTTTGGAGGAGAGAG TTCAAATGCTGCGGCGCCGACACTTACACCGACTGGTCCAGAAGTGTGGGCTGGGGAAACCATGA